The genomic stretch CGTGCTGGGGGCAGCGGTAAAGGCCAAAGAGACGGTGACCTTTGCCGTCGGGAAGATAGGACAGGTCCTGGCGCCGGGGTGTGAATATGCCGGCCGGTTGCATGTCGTCGATATCGGCATCCCCCCCAAGGTGATCGATCGCGAGGAAGGTGCTGTCTTTGTTGAGGCCGCTGACGTTGCCGCACTTTTTCCGGCGCGCCCTTTTGCTGGCCATAAAGGGACCTTCGGGCATCTGGTGGTCGTGGGCGGATCCACAGGAAAATCCGGCGCGGCTGCCATGACCGCGGAAGGCGCTTTACGATCCGGCGCCGGGCTGGTTACGGTCGGTTGTCCCGCCAGTATTCACGATATCCTCGAGATCAAACTAACGGAGGCGATGACGGTTCCGCTACCGGATGCCGCCGGCTCCCTGGATCTGCGGGCATATGACGATATCAAACGACTGTGGCTCCACAAACAGGCACTTGCGCTTGGGCCCGGTCTGGGTTTGTCTGAAGGAGGGGCGGCGCTGGCGGGCTGTATCGTCCGAGACTGCCCGCTCCCCCTGGTGATTGACGCAGACGGTATCAATGCTCTGTGTGATCAAAAAGACCTGCTGACTGTCCGTCCTGTCGGGACGACCGTCCTGACTCCGCATCCGGGTGAGATGGCGCGACTGACCGGGATGTCTGTAAACGAGATTGAAGCGGACCGGGTGCGTGTTGCGGGGGATTTTGCCAAGAAATACGGCGCGGTTCTGGTGCTCAAGGGCGCCCGTACCGTCATCGCCTCTCCGGAGGGAGATCTGTTCGTAAATAGTACGGGGAACCCCGGTCTCGCTACAGGCGGCATGGGGGATGTATTGACGGGGGTCATTGCCGGCCTGATTGCCCAGGGGCTTTCTCCACTTAACGCCGCCGTCCTGGGGACCTTCTGGCATGGGCGCGCCGCTGATGATCTGGGCCAGATCCTGGGTAACGCCGGCCTGACCGCCACTGACCTGCTGCGACAACTGCCTTTGACGCGTCACCAACTTCTGACCTAAGGAGATCTCATGCTGCACGCTAAAGATATCATGACCACAAAAGTTCATACGGTAACACCCGCCACCACGGTGGATGACCTGGCTCGACTCTTTGTCGAAACGGGAGTCAATGCCATGCCTGTCGTCGATGAGGAGGGTGTCCTGCTCGGTCTGGTGACTCAAACCGACTTGGTGGAACAGGATCGCCCCCTGCACATTCCCACCGTCATCTCGATCTTTGACTGGGTGCTTTATCTGGAGAGTGAGAAGGACTTTCGCGAAGAGGTGCAAAAAATCACCGCCCGCACCGTGGGGGAGATATATACCCCGGATGTTGAGGCCTGTACGCCGGAAACCAGCGTCCCCGAAATTGCCTCCGTCATGACCGAGAAAAAGGTCCACCTCCTCCCGGTGGTCGATGAGGGAAAGCTCGTTGGTGTTGTGGCCCGTCTCGATGTCATCCGCAGTATGGGACGCTGAAATATGCCGCGTTGGTCTGTTAGGACCTCTTCTCCTGCCGAGACCCAGCAACTTGGCGTTCGCCTTGGCCGCTTGCTCGACAGACCGCTGGTCATTCTGCTGTCAGGCGATCTGGGCGCGGGGAAAACCTGCTTCACCCAAGGGGTAGCCCGTGGGCTTGGCGTCCCCGAAGGCGAGCCCGTTACCAGTCCGACCTACACTCTCATGAACCGATATGGCGGCCGGCTGCCCCTTTATCATTTTGATTTGTATCGTCTGAATCACCAGGACGATCTCGTCGATATCGATTTTGACGATTATCTTCACGGTGACGGCATCGTGGTGGTTGAATGGGCCGATCGCTTTCCGGATTTGGACCTCGAAGGGTTGCGTATCCACATCGAATACGAGGAAGACGAGGCCCGCTGTGTCGAATTTTGGAGTGAGACGACCGCCCCGAGTGAACTGCTCTCCGGGCTGGAAAAATGTTTTGACCGGGATGGAAATTCTTGATAAGAAAGTAACTTTGTGGACGTCAGGTGGGGGAGGCAGGCCCTGAGCGGCCCCCGGCCCTCTGGGCAGATGACGAGTCTGCCAGGAGTTGTAGAACGTCTTTATGTTGGATCGATTGGCGACCTGGCCCCTGTAGGGCGCCGGTTTTTTCGGACCGTTGAAGGATAATTTATCAGCGACCATTGTGGCCGCTTTTTTTGGAAGGAGGACAGGATCCTATGGCCCTCGTAGTACAGAAGTACGGTGGGACCTCTGTTGGAACCATCGATAGAATCCGCAATGTGGCGCGCCGCGTGGCCAAGACTTACGATGATGGAAACGATGTCATCGTGGTTGTATCGGCCATGGCCGGAGAAACCAACAAGTTGGTCGCCTTGGCCAACGAAATGTGCGAATTTCCCAGCGAGCGCGAGTATGACGTCCTGGTCGCCACCGGGGAGCAGGTGACCATCGCTCTGTTGTCCATGTGTCTGCAATCCATGGGCTACAAGGCCAAGAGCTATATGGGGCACCAGATCCCTATCATTACCGACAGTGTTTTTTCCAAGGCGCGCATCGAGAAAATTGACGATAAAAAGATCCGGGAAGATCTCAAGAATGGGTCCATTATCGTAGTTGCCGGTTTCCAGGGTACCGACCGGGAAGGTAACGTGACCACCCTGGGGCGTGGGGGCTCGGATACTTCCGCCGTTGCGGTGGCTGCCGCACTCAAGGCAGACGTTTGCGAAATCTACACGGATGTGGATGGCGTCTACACCACCGATCCGCGGATTGTTCCAAGCGCGTCTAAAATCGAGAAGGTTTCCTATGACGAAATGCTTGAGATGGCCTCCCTCGGCGCCAAGGTTCTACAGATCCGTTCTGTGGAATTCGCTAAAAAATATGGGGTGATTGTGCATGTTCGTTCCAGTTTCAACGATAATCCAGGCACGCTGGTGATGAAGGAGGATGCAGATATGGAATCCGTGCTGGTTTCAGGTATTACCTACAACAAGGATGAAGCAAAAATTTCGGTGATGCGCGTACCTGACAAACCGGGTATTGCCTCACTGCTTTTCTCCCCCTTGAGCCATGCGGGGATTACGGTGGATATGATCATCCAGAACGTCTCCCATGAAGGGTACACGGACATGACCTTTACCGTGCCCAGGGCGGATTTCAAAAAAGCTCTGAAGATCGTTCAGGAGACTGCCAAGGACATCGGTGCCGGCGGTGTGCTGCAGGACGAAAATATCGCCAAGGTTTCCATCGTCGGGGTCGGCATGCGGTCCCACTCGGGCGTCGCCAGCAAAATGTTTCAGACTCTCTCCCAGGAGGGCATCAACATCCAGATGATCTCCACCAGCGAGATCAAGGTTTCCTGTGTCATCGACGAGAAGTATACCGAGCTGGCTGTTCGTGTGCTGCACGAGGCTTTTGACCTGTCCAAAAAGGACGTCAAGGCAGAATAATTACGGCAGCATTTTGCCGCTTAAAAAATAGAGGAAGGTCTTTGATGAGTTTGATTCGACTCTACGACACGACGCTGCGCGATGGCACTCAGGCTGAAGACGTATCGTTTCTGGTCGCGGACAAAATCCACATCGCCCAAAAGCTGGATGAGTTGGGGATTCACTACATTGAGGGCGGCTGGCCTGGCTCCAATCCCAAGGATATCGCCTTTTTCAAGGATGTGAAAAAGGTTCGTCTGCAGCAGGCCAAAATCGCCGCTTTTGGTTCGACCCGTCGTGCCAAGACTACGCCCGACAAGGACAACAATATCCGGACCCTGGTTCAGGCCGAGCCGGACGTTGTGACGATTTTCGGCAAGACCTGGGATTTTCATGTGCGGGAAGCGTTGCGGATCAGTCTGGAGGAAAATCTCGAACTCATCTTCGACTCGCTGGAATATCTCAAAAAGAATGTCGGTGAAGTTTTTTACGATGCCGAGCACTTTTTCGACGGTTATCGCGCCAATCCCGAATACGCCCTGAAAACCCTCAAGGCGGCCGAAGAGGCCGGCGTGGATTGCATTATTCTGTGCGATACCAATGGCGGTACTCTCCCCCATCAACTGCCTGAGATCATTGCGGCGGTGAAAAACACTGTCAAGACGCCCCTGGGTATTCACACCCACAACGACAGCGAATGTGCGGTGGCTAATTCACTGGTGGCCGTGGAACATGGCATTATTCATGTGCAGGGGACGATCAACGGTTTCGGCGAGCGGTGCGGCAACGCCAACCTTTGCTCCATCATTCCGGCTCTGCGCCTGAAAATGGGCAGGGAATGCGTTTCGGATGAACAGTTGAGCCGGTTGCGTCCTCTCTCCCGTTACATTTATGAGCTGGCCAACATGGTGCCCAACAAGCACCAGCCCTATGTGGGGAACTCGGCCTTTGCTCACAAGGGAGGTGTACACGTGTCGGCGATTCAGCGCCATCCAGAAACCTATGAACATATCCGGCCCGAAAAAGTTGGAAATGTCACCCGGGTGCTGGTCTCTGATCTCTCCGGACGCTCCAATATCCTGGCCAAGGCGGAAGAATTCAATATCAACCTGGACAGCAAAGATCCGGTTACCCTCGAGATTCTCGAAAACCTGAAGGAAATGGAGAACAAGGGCTACCAGTTCGAGGGCGCCGAAGCTTCTTTTGAACTTCTCATGCGCAAAGCCCTGGGAAACCTGCGCCATTATTTCTCTGTTATCGGCTTCCGGGTAATTGATACCAAGCGGCATGAGGATGAAAAACCCCTGTCCGAGGCGACTGTCCAGGTTAAGGTGGGAGGCAAGATCGAACACACTGCCGCTGAAGGCAATGGCCCCGTGAACGCGCTGGATAATGCGCTGCGCAAGGCCTTGGAAAACTTTTATCCTCAAATCAAGGAGATGAAACTCCTGGATTACAAGGTGCGAGTGCTGCCGACGGGTAAGGGAACGGCTTCTATCACGCGCGTCTTGATCGAGTCTGGGGACAAGTTGGGCCGTTGGGGGACCGTCGGCGTCAGTGATAATATTATTGACGCTTCGTATCACGCCCTTATCGACGCCCTGCTCTATAAGCTGATAAAAGATCAGTAAGGTCTTAGGCGTGCGGACGTCTCCTCCTGGGTTGACTTTAGGCTGCACGCTGCTTCTGCTGTTTGCTGCTTGTATGCTGAGCCGGCAGGTTTTCCGTGAGGAAAATCCGCCGGCTTTTTTCGTTTTGCCAGACCGGGGCATTGTGGTCGGATTGGGCGACGGGTTTCCAGAACGAGGAATCCGTCAAATTAGTGACGATGGCCTTCCTGCAGACGTCATTCCGTTGACGTTCTTGTTGGAAGAGCCTGTAGCCCCTGTCTACCAAGGGAGAGATGGGAGGCTCGTTAGTGGCGAACTCCTCACAATATCCACTCTCCATGCAGAAAAAGCCACTTTGTCAAGGACCTGGTTACCAGCTTCCCAGCGGATCGCTCTTTCCATTCCCCTGCACCCTGATCGTATGTCCCTGGCTGATTGGACTGTTCTGCCGGGGGTCGGTCCCAAACTGGCGGAACGAATCGAAAAGGACCGTCAAAAAAATGGCGATTTTGGGTCCTTGGAAGCATTGCAGAGGGTGAAGGGGATAGGTCCCAAACGTATCAATAGCTGGAAATTTTTTTTCGAGTAATTTTCTTTCCGCTGTAACCCATTATAAAATAGAGTTAAAACTGGTTTTTCCCCATTCTCATCATAGTGCATTTCTGGACCACTTCTCCGTATGGCATGGCTTGTGTAATAGGTTTTGCCATACGGTTTGATAGGTAAGAAAGCATCCTATGGAATTGCAGAAGGGGGAATAATCATGAAATGTCCAAAATGCAAAGGCAGGATGTACGCTGAGAAGTTTTATGACTTTGTTCGTTCGTTTGATGCCTGGAAGTGTTGTGCCTGTGGTGAGGTAATCGACCCGGCCATATTGGCCAATCGGGCTCGCAACCACAATCACTTTATAGGATAGTCCCTAATCCATATCGAACAAGAAGGCCGGAGAATCTCTCTCCGGCCTTCTTGTTTTTTGCGGCTGATTTTTCATCCTTTTGTGGCTGTAAAAGAAAGAAGGTGGTCGTTGACCGCCTTTTGCCATTGCGGTATGATGCCAATTGTACGCGGGCCTGCAGGCCCGATTTTTTTGTCTATAGGAACATATGAAAAGAGGTTTAAAGGTATTGTGAAAAAGTTCAATCAGAAAGAGGTCGACAGACGCCGCACCTTCGGAATCATCAGCCACCCGGACGCCGGCAAAACCACTCTGACCGAAAAGCTCCTCCTTTTCGGCGGCGCCATTCAGATGGCAGGGGCTGTCAAGGCGCGCAAGGCTGCTCGCCATGCTACCAGTGACTGGATGGCCATGGAACAGGAGCGCGGCATCTCTGTTACTTCCTCGGTGATGAAGTTCAATTACCGCGATTATGAAGTCAATCTGCTTGATACGCCCGGTCACCAGGATTTCTCCGAAGAT from Desulfuromonas sp. KJ2020 encodes the following:
- the tsaE gene encoding tRNA (adenosine(37)-N6)-threonylcarbamoyltransferase complex ATPase subunit type 1 TsaE, with protein sequence MPRWSVRTSSPAETQQLGVRLGRLLDRPLVILLSGDLGAGKTCFTQGVARGLGVPEGEPVTSPTYTLMNRYGGRLPLYHFDLYRLNHQDDLVDIDFDDYLHGDGIVVVEWADRFPDLDLEGLRIHIEYEEDEARCVEFWSETTAPSELLSGLEKCFDRDGNS
- a CDS encoding aspartate kinase encodes the protein MALVVQKYGGTSVGTIDRIRNVARRVAKTYDDGNDVIVVVSAMAGETNKLVALANEMCEFPSEREYDVLVATGEQVTIALLSMCLQSMGYKAKSYMGHQIPIITDSVFSKARIEKIDDKKIREDLKNGSIIVVAGFQGTDREGNVTTLGRGGSDTSAVAVAAALKADVCEIYTDVDGVYTTDPRIVPSASKIEKVSYDEMLEMASLGAKVLQIRSVEFAKKYGVIVHVRSSFNDNPGTLVMKEDADMESVLVSGITYNKDEAKISVMRVPDKPGIASLLFSPLSHAGITVDMIIQNVSHEGYTDMTFTVPRADFKKALKIVQETAKDIGAGGVLQDENIAKVSIVGVGMRSHSGVASKMFQTLSQEGINIQMISTSEIKVSCVIDEKYTELAVRVLHEAFDLSKKDVKAE
- a CDS encoding NAD(P)H-hydrate dehydratase — translated: MKLYRADQVRGFDRQTIEEMGISGLVLMENAGVAATELFCAHFRAVFPGAVVVLAGKGNNGGDGYVMARHLHNRGWQVTTLVLAEEKAVGGDAAVNLRALTACGGTVTFCPHEASLDQALVRINARVIIDALFGTGLTSPVRDHYARAIDWINRSGLPVFSVDIPSGIDATSGRVLGAAVKAKETVTFAVGKIGQVLAPGCEYAGRLHVVDIGIPPKVIDREEGAVFVEAADVAALFPARPFAGHKGTFGHLVVVGGSTGKSGAAAMTAEGALRSGAGLVTVGCPASIHDILEIKLTEAMTVPLPDAAGSLDLRAYDDIKRLWLHKQALALGPGLGLSEGGAALAGCIVRDCPLPLVIDADGINALCDQKDLLTVRPVGTTVLTPHPGEMARLTGMSVNEIEADRVRVAGDFAKKYGAVLVLKGARTVIASPEGDLFVNSTGNPGLATGGMGDVLTGVIAGLIAQGLSPLNAAVLGTFWHGRAADDLGQILGNAGLTATDLLRQLPLTRHQLLT
- a CDS encoding helix-hairpin-helix domain-containing protein yields the protein MSLADWTVLPGVGPKLAERIEKDRQKNGDFGSLEALQRVKGIGPKRINSWKFFFE
- the cimA gene encoding citramalate synthase, with the translated sequence MSLIRLYDTTLRDGTQAEDVSFLVADKIHIAQKLDELGIHYIEGGWPGSNPKDIAFFKDVKKVRLQQAKIAAFGSTRRAKTTPDKDNNIRTLVQAEPDVVTIFGKTWDFHVREALRISLEENLELIFDSLEYLKKNVGEVFYDAEHFFDGYRANPEYALKTLKAAEEAGVDCIILCDTNGGTLPHQLPEIIAAVKNTVKTPLGIHTHNDSECAVANSLVAVEHGIIHVQGTINGFGERCGNANLCSIIPALRLKMGRECVSDEQLSRLRPLSRYIYELANMVPNKHQPYVGNSAFAHKGGVHVSAIQRHPETYEHIRPEKVGNVTRVLVSDLSGRSNILAKAEEFNINLDSKDPVTLEILENLKEMENKGYQFEGAEASFELLMRKALGNLRHYFSVIGFRVIDTKRHEDEKPLSEATVQVKVGGKIEHTAAEGNGPVNALDNALRKALENFYPQIKEMKLLDYKVRVLPTGKGTASITRVLIESGDKLGRWGTVGVSDNIIDASYHALIDALLYKLIKDQ
- a CDS encoding CBS domain-containing protein — translated: MLHAKDIMTTKVHTVTPATTVDDLARLFVETGVNAMPVVDEEGVLLGLVTQTDLVEQDRPLHIPTVISIFDWVLYLESEKDFREEVQKITARTVGEIYTPDVEACTPETSVPEIASVMTEKKVHLLPVVDEGKLVGVVARLDVIRSMGR